One segment of Acidianus sp. HS-5 DNA contains the following:
- a CDS encoding GTP-binding protein, which yields MYLISLLGNGDTGKTTSFAKFLLKNNYFLDHQEEAVKNAKFDAEINGKPEDYYQFLLYVSPQEKIEERTIYTAQKIMAYHEGKFLPFRTISYLKFTGEKYERVIIESPYKDGFAKGYVTFSLQDIGGQFDLFDKQINGLRLSDSVIYFADDKTTEKDVENHAKMISAFNLPTFVVVNKEDILKEKATDKLNMILTTFKEHKVNVVDKIITSALYKEDEIVKFFENSIKWTVNNEIRIYGKNIFGVIRNVNRSIATVRAYSSLSLPKNSQQYLYTQRKKRFYPNKVKTIEYALKETRMVHKGELIGIAFSENPLPSTIFKEEEHVRNPITNIHLERPLQEGEILFSSLVHSIKGEKYGNLILNEGIGVNELFVVDTVNQKIKEIYDLTEFF from the coding sequence ATGTATTTAATTTCATTGCTAGGCAACGGGGACACGGGCAAGACGACATCATTCGCAAAATTCCTGCTAAAAAACAATTACTTCCTAGATCATCAAGAAGAAGCCGTTAAAAACGCAAAATTCGACGCAGAAATAAACGGCAAACCCGAGGATTATTACCAATTCTTACTCTACGTCTCTCCTCAAGAGAAAATAGAGGAGAGGACCATTTACACTGCACAAAAAATTATGGCTTACCACGAAGGAAAATTCCTTCCTTTTAGGACAATCTCCTACCTAAAATTCACAGGAGAAAAATACGAGAGAGTAATAATAGAGTCTCCATACAAAGACGGCTTTGCAAAAGGTTACGTCACATTCTCACTACAAGATATTGGAGGACAATTCGATCTATTTGATAAACAAATTAACGGATTAAGACTCTCAGACTCAGTAATTTACTTCGCAGACGATAAAACCACAGAAAAAGACGTTGAAAACCACGCTAAAATGATCTCAGCCTTTAACCTACCAACATTCGTAGTTGTAAATAAAGAAGACATACTAAAAGAAAAAGCAACAGATAAACTCAATATGATATTAACAACGTTTAAAGAACACAAGGTTAATGTAGTAGATAAAATAATAACTTCAGCCCTCTACAAGGAAGATGAGATTGTAAAATTCTTTGAAAACAGTATAAAATGGACCGTAAATAATGAAATAAGAATTTACGGTAAAAATATATTCGGAGTAATAAGAAACGTAAATAGGAGCATAGCCACAGTAAGGGCTTACTCTTCCTTATCTTTGCCTAAAAACTCCCAACAATACCTTTACACACAAAGAAAAAAGAGGTTTTATCCAAATAAGGTGAAAACTATAGAATATGCATTGAAGGAAACAAGGATGGTTCATAAAGGAGAACTTATAGGTATAGCTTTCTCAGAGAATCCTTTGCCTTCTACAATATTTAAAGAGGAAGAACACGTGAGAAATCCTATAACTAATATACACTTGGAAAGACCTCTTCAGGAAGGAGAAATACTCTTCTCATCCTTAGTTCACTCAATAAAAGGAGAAAAGTACGGAAACTTGATCCTCAACGAGGGAATAGGAGTTAACGAGCTCTTTGTAGTAGACACTGTAAACCAGAAGATTAAGGAAATTTACGACTTAACGGAATTCTTCTAA
- a CDS encoding alkaline phosphatase family protein: MRKILLVGLLFLFFVLPTFHASSTATPIKHVIIIIEENHSFDNMFGTYPFGWPPKINNVTLSVMWPCGLYKNYTQLEQSKSGVLCWISIPNVPWLPFVGSSHPYYANAWDTVDPGEGWCLYHGDYWFDSPSGFVYYSGPQSMAYFSYQQVGILWDYAEEYVLADNYYSPVLGLTEPNRVAYMTGFPPSFYSDDACNVIPFNETIMNQLCNYGLSWGYFVYDYSGCVPWPMGAFIGIKQHLNHFHSLTTFCADLQSNSLPAVSWVMLINGYNDHYDMHPPYNVTAGAVEISKIVNAVMRSPEWSSTVIFITFDEGGGYFDQIIPPAINSYGLGQRIPLLIISPYAKEAWIDNYTLSGYTLLGFIDYNWHLPWLTKCVGNSDVKGLLCAFDFSIVRSPIILCLNNWTYPIPLQYPVHYGYIATVHPTPGYAAVYPEPAMIVLLPLDVIGFAILFASFKKRRLTPYSLLILLITLGISGYVYATNSIYSFVSDYFVYSSMIGFLISSVIAVKRYKNVLRR; the protein is encoded by the coding sequence ATGAGGAAAATATTGTTAGTTGGACTTCTTTTCCTGTTTTTTGTTTTACCCACATTTCACGCTTCATCTACCGCTACACCTATCAAACACGTCATTATAATAATAGAAGAAAATCATTCTTTCGATAATATGTTCGGAACCTACCCTTTTGGCTGGCCTCCAAAGATTAATAACGTTACACTTTCGGTAATGTGGCCTTGCGGACTCTACAAGAATTATACACAACTAGAACAGAGTAAAAGCGGAGTACTCTGCTGGATTTCTATACCTAATGTGCCTTGGTTACCTTTCGTAGGATCTTCTCATCCTTACTATGCCAACGCTTGGGACACTGTAGATCCTGGAGAAGGATGGTGCTTATACCATGGAGATTACTGGTTTGACTCTCCAAGCGGTTTCGTTTACTATTCTGGACCTCAGTCAATGGCTTACTTCTCTTATCAACAAGTAGGAATACTCTGGGATTATGCTGAAGAATACGTTCTTGCGGACAATTATTATTCACCGGTTTTGGGTTTAACAGAACCTAACAGAGTAGCTTACATGACAGGTTTCCCTCCTAGCTTTTACAGCGACGACGCTTGTAACGTTATACCTTTTAATGAAACCATAATGAATCAACTTTGTAACTACGGCTTGAGCTGGGGATATTTCGTTTACGATTATTCAGGCTGTGTACCTTGGCCTATGGGAGCATTCATAGGGATTAAGCAACACTTAAATCATTTCCACAGTCTTACAACCTTCTGCGCAGATTTACAGAGTAATTCTTTACCTGCAGTAAGTTGGGTAATGTTGATCAACGGTTACAATGATCACTACGATATGCATCCGCCCTATAACGTAACTGCAGGAGCCGTAGAGATATCTAAGATCGTAAATGCAGTAATGAGAAGTCCGGAGTGGTCTTCAACAGTAATTTTCATAACATTTGATGAAGGTGGAGGATATTTCGACCAAATAATTCCTCCTGCAATAAATTCTTATGGGCTGGGTCAAAGAATACCTCTCTTGATAATTTCTCCTTATGCAAAGGAAGCTTGGATAGATAACTATACGCTGAGCGGATATACGCTACTAGGATTCATAGATTATAACTGGCATTTACCTTGGTTAACTAAATGTGTAGGGAACAGCGACGTCAAAGGATTATTATGTGCTTTCGACTTCTCAATAGTAAGATCTCCCATAATACTATGCCTTAATAACTGGACTTATCCTATACCTTTACAGTATCCCGTCCATTACGGTTACATTGCTACAGTACATCCTACTCCCGGTTATGCTGCAGTTTATCCAGAGCCCGCAATGATCGTTCTCTTACCTTTAGACGTAATAGGTTTTGCTATTCTCTTTGCATCGTTTAAGAAGAGGAGGCTTACTCCTTATTCGCTGTTAATATTACTAATAACTCTGGGAATTTCGGGTTATGTTTACGCTACTAATAGCATATACAGTTTTGTTAGTGATTATTTTGTTTACTCTTCAATGATAGGATTCTTAATATCTTCAGTAATAGCAGTAAAGAGGTATAAGAACGTATTAAGGAGGTAA
- a CDS encoding HEPN domain-containing protein: MQEFTANLYSRAKNFLDAAIYNMKGGYYDVSAILFSRAVYLVLVAKLLDSGVEIPWYLDFSGLFRLLQKKLKIEVNKEFPKLLDTIRINDCYFTPVEINKEEIEELHKAVEELLNKLNII, encoded by the coding sequence ATGCAAGAATTTACAGCTAATTTGTACTCTAGAGCTAAAAATTTTCTAGATGCGGCAATTTATAACATGAAAGGAGGATATTATGACGTTTCAGCAATACTTTTTTCTAGGGCAGTTTACCTTGTGTTGGTGGCAAAGCTTTTAGATTCAGGAGTTGAAATCCCTTGGTATCTAGATTTTTCTGGATTATTTAGGCTTTTACAGAAGAAGTTAAAAATAGAAGTTAATAAGGAATTTCCTAAACTTCTAGACACAATTAGAATTAATGACTGTTACTTTACTCCTGTTGAGATAAACAAGGAGGAAATCGAAGAGCTGCATAAAGCTGTTGAGGAACTTCTAAATAAGCTTAATATAATTTGA
- a CDS encoding ABC transporter ATP-binding protein — MKFVEIKNFQITYLGRSKPSLVIDNFEIEDGESVLIVGKSGSGKSTLVNAINGVIPNMINAQELGEILVYGKDPRTQPIFETAKVVGTLLQDPESQIFNYTVIDEIAFGPENFMLPKDEIIQRVNESAKLTGIPHLLHRDTSTLSGGEMQRVALASILAMRPKALILDEPTSNIDPKGTAEIFSLIRNFRQEKRSLIIVEHKLERVLPYVDRVVLVDKGRIILDVPKEELIESADLLAGAGVEIPDYYLYLKKIGIKDINREALKGYKYMPPPRRNGEKEILYAKVKVSTKQGKALVDTEISVKQGEILALMGNNGAGKSTLLKAIMGILDRKLKAEVKLAVGGKDLSKKGLAERGTYIGYLPQNFDIMFVKRKVEDEVAFAMKNRKAYSKEKLESILQMFSLYKIRYDDPLLLSMGQRRRVAMASILASGAKILLMDEPTSGQDWYHREMLGREVQELREKGYTFLIVTHDSRFVDKFCDRVVVMKDGKIVFNGSPEEAFSREDLGIYPPTEYVVTKLGTLEFTL, encoded by the coding sequence ATGAAATTTGTTGAAATTAAGAATTTCCAAATTACATACCTAGGGAGAAGTAAGCCATCCTTAGTCATTGATAACTTTGAAATAGAGGATGGAGAGTCAGTTCTGATAGTTGGTAAGTCTGGCTCGGGGAAATCAACTCTAGTAAATGCTATAAATGGAGTTATTCCTAATATGATAAATGCGCAAGAACTTGGAGAAATTTTAGTTTACGGTAAAGACCCAAGAACACAACCTATTTTTGAAACTGCAAAAGTAGTAGGAACCCTACTACAGGATCCTGAAAGTCAAATTTTTAATTATACCGTAATTGATGAAATTGCTTTTGGACCAGAAAATTTCATGTTACCAAAGGATGAAATAATACAGAGGGTAAACGAATCAGCGAAGCTTACTGGAATACCTCATTTACTACATCGAGATACAAGCACACTCTCTGGGGGAGAAATGCAGAGAGTAGCTTTAGCATCAATATTGGCAATGAGACCTAAAGCTTTGATACTTGATGAACCCACTTCAAATATAGACCCTAAAGGTACTGCAGAGATTTTTTCATTAATAAGAAACTTTAGGCAAGAGAAAAGGAGTTTAATAATAGTTGAGCACAAGCTCGAGAGAGTTCTGCCTTATGTTGATAGAGTAGTCCTAGTAGATAAGGGAAGAATTATTCTTGACGTACCGAAAGAAGAACTCATTGAAAGCGCTGACTTGCTTGCAGGAGCTGGAGTAGAAATTCCAGATTATTACCTTTATTTAAAGAAAATAGGCATAAAAGACATAAACAGAGAAGCATTGAAGGGATACAAATATATGCCTCCTCCTAGGAGGAACGGCGAAAAAGAAATACTTTATGCTAAAGTTAAAGTTTCAACTAAACAAGGTAAAGCACTTGTAGATACTGAAATTTCCGTAAAGCAAGGCGAAATCTTAGCCTTAATGGGAAATAACGGTGCAGGGAAATCTACTTTGCTTAAAGCAATAATGGGAATTCTAGATAGAAAATTAAAGGCAGAAGTTAAACTAGCCGTAGGAGGTAAAGATTTAAGCAAAAAAGGACTTGCTGAAAGAGGAACTTACATAGGTTATTTACCTCAGAACTTTGATATAATGTTCGTCAAGAGGAAAGTTGAGGACGAAGTAGCTTTTGCTATGAAAAATAGGAAAGCCTACTCTAAAGAGAAGCTTGAGAGTATTTTACAGATGTTCTCCTTGTATAAAATTAGGTACGATGATCCACTTTTGTTATCAATGGGACAAAGGAGGAGGGTAGCAATGGCTTCTATCCTAGCATCTGGAGCTAAAATCCTTTTGATGGATGAACCGACTAGCGGTCAAGATTGGTACCACAGAGAAATGTTGGGAAGGGAAGTCCAAGAACTGAGGGAAAAAGGTTATACTTTCCTCATTGTAACTCATGACTCAAGGTTTGTCGATAAGTTCTGTGATAGAGTTGTAGTAATGAAAGACGGTAAAATAGTCTTTAACGGAAGCCCAGAAGAGGCATTTTCAAGAGAAGATTTGGGAATTTATCCCCCAACAGAATACGTGGTGACCAAACTTGGTACTTTGGAGTTCACTTTATGA
- a CDS encoding FAD-dependent oxidoreductase: MIVVILGGGFAGLSALKTHDAVLVDNKDYFILAHKLVDVVRTGDPSIAKIPYHKVFKAAVKSIDFRRKIVITSEGEIPYDKLIISLGYSQKFIEGTEKFENIDDALRIREKLLKAKTVVIIGGGNLGVELSSLAREMGKEVYLIEGQKRLLNFMSWESSAYAEKKLKEMGVNLLLNTKVEKIEDSTVYTEDQKIKGDLIVSSIGFKGPSLLKELGLSTINDRMVVDDYLSSVDQEDVYGAGDCSTTKKFVPMSAQVAVQAGRNAMLNALGFERKFSYRQYAIIVRVGEEYFGDLLGKFVKGKVAELAENLGIYRARKLLSIQ, translated from the coding sequence ATGATAGTTGTAATTTTAGGTGGAGGATTTGCAGGATTATCTGCATTAAAAACTCACGACGCAGTGCTAGTGGATAATAAGGATTACTTTATATTAGCACATAAGCTAGTTGACGTAGTAAGAACCGGAGACCCAAGCATAGCTAAGATACCATACCATAAAGTGTTTAAAGCGGCTGTCAAATCCATAGATTTCAGAAGAAAGATAGTAATAACTAGTGAAGGAGAAATTCCTTATGACAAGTTAATAATATCCTTAGGGTATTCTCAGAAATTCATTGAAGGTACTGAAAAGTTCGAAAACATTGATGACGCCTTAAGAATTAGGGAAAAGCTGCTCAAGGCTAAGACAGTAGTTATAATTGGAGGAGGAAATCTAGGAGTTGAACTATCTTCTCTAGCTAGGGAAATGGGAAAAGAAGTTTACTTAATTGAAGGACAGAAGAGGCTGTTGAACTTCATGTCCTGGGAATCATCAGCTTATGCTGAAAAGAAGCTAAAAGAAATGGGAGTTAACTTGTTACTAAACACTAAAGTTGAGAAAATAGAAGACAGTACTGTTTATACAGAAGATCAGAAAATAAAAGGTGATCTAATAGTCTCCTCAATAGGATTTAAAGGACCTTCATTGTTAAAGGAGCTAGGTTTATCCACAATAAACGATAGAATGGTTGTTGATGATTACCTAAGTTCTGTTGACCAAGAGGACGTTTACGGTGCTGGAGACTGTTCTACTACTAAAAAGTTCGTACCAATGTCTGCACAAGTTGCAGTACAGGCTGGAAGAAATGCAATGCTAAATGCATTAGGTTTTGAAAGAAAGTTTTCCTACCGCCAATACGCAATTATTGTTAGGGTCGGAGAAGAATATTTCGGCGATCTACTAGGTAAATTCGTAAAAGGAAAGGTTGCAGAATTAGCAGAGAATCTGGGAATATATAGAGCAAGAAAATTATTATCAATTCAATGA
- a CDS encoding energy-coupling factor transporter transmembrane protein EcfT, producing the protein MVLWSSLYEEPFTQTVISWFLFFYGVALPIGLLLTVLGLKGLMEITRYEGGKTFLYKLNPLTKVAFGIVVMSVAAVTIWWIGAILTFAIMFLYLTLNDGKKKFGYISLLIFITIIGSTWGIAPYTPNSILQMVFHCPVSSYTVVWVWPSYFVNIMGYEPTLTVQALIYGIQISFRITAVLVSSLLLILTTTTSDIFRMFSKMKVPLAITFSLLVGVKTVPKIFEILDTSVKMQFIRGLGYGKPKMLYPFYFFYAGLMAIIPSMVYLLRGAKNLAISVDTRGFRAYNNRTMLVNLPLTKYDYVMFGVMAVLIVLAVLANIYGFGRSIPYVGY; encoded by the coding sequence TTGGTACTTTGGAGTTCACTTTATGAAGAACCTTTTACTCAAACTGTAATAAGTTGGTTCTTATTCTTTTACGGCGTAGCATTACCCATAGGTTTGCTCCTTACAGTGTTAGGACTAAAAGGTTTAATGGAGATAACTAGATACGAGGGCGGTAAAACATTCCTTTACAAACTTAATCCATTGACGAAAGTTGCTTTCGGAATAGTAGTAATGTCTGTAGCCGCAGTAACAATATGGTGGATAGGCGCAATATTAACTTTTGCAATAATGTTCTTATACCTCACATTAAACGACGGTAAAAAGAAATTCGGTTATATAAGCTTATTAATATTCATAACAATTATAGGTTCAACCTGGGGAATTGCTCCTTATACGCCTAATTCCATCCTGCAAATGGTGTTCCATTGTCCTGTGTCTAGTTATACTGTAGTTTGGGTTTGGCCTTCATATTTTGTAAACATTATGGGTTATGAACCTACACTAACAGTACAGGCATTAATATATGGCATTCAAATATCATTCAGAATAACCGCAGTTCTAGTCTCATCTTTACTCCTTATACTCACTACAACCACTTCTGACATCTTCAGAATGTTCTCTAAAATGAAAGTACCGTTGGCAATAACTTTCTCCTTGTTAGTAGGAGTAAAAACAGTGCCAAAGATTTTTGAAATTCTGGACACTTCAGTAAAGATGCAGTTTATAAGAGGTTTAGGTTACGGGAAACCTAAAATGTTATATCCATTCTATTTCTTTTACGCAGGGCTAATGGCTATAATACCTTCTATGGTCTATTTACTTAGAGGTGCAAAGAACCTTGCAATTTCAGTAGATACTAGAGGCTTTAGAGCTTACAATAATAGGACTATGCTTGTAAACTTGCCTTTAACTAAGTATGATTATGTTATGTTCGGAGTAATGGCAGTACTGATTGTACTAGCGGTCTTAGCTAATATTTATGGCTTCGGAAGAAGTATCCCATACGTAGGGTATTGA